In Planctomycetia bacterium, the following are encoded in one genomic region:
- a CDS encoding HDOD domain-containing protein yields MTAVASPVQKIAARAGELFTLPSVAVRVMELTENPKVDVRALKECVENDPALTAKVLRVVNSSLFGLSREVRDLNQALALLGTKPLKLLVLGFSLPDALFRGVGAEFLNHYWRRTLTRAVVARELAEQYWRVPGDDAFIAALLEDIGLLVLAQELGEAWITFYDRVHRERANLLRMEMKALGFDHAALTVRLLDQWRLPATLSTAIAAANDPALMTRLQGTELELTQVLRLANLVAELMADGRQEALADLHACGRAFRGLTERDFEELLRDLEQRVSQLADALSLELPKDFRYEQVWRAAHERLAATAAELVGDLVRQNAGGTDQAEIALLEDCQSLSAAVQQLSTQPKERAELPSRPVAPVKEAIKPKAPPTASRGGERSTSGDVDPGIGGRLTAAVAAARQSRCSLSLLCIEVDHQDELLVHLGRSAMVQWLERVQRYCESIDHDPAAQCVELTDGRWMVVLIDCDRRQAVEQGHQLLRAVRRSTQPKTDVRLSLSVGAASVAVPSPNFPPRDLLTSAERCLQAALASGGDVLKSIEIY; encoded by the coding sequence ATGACCGCCGTCGCATCCCCCGTGCAAAAAATCGCCGCCCGCGCCGGAGAGCTGTTCACGCTCCCCAGCGTCGCCGTGCGCGTCATGGAATTGACCGAGAATCCCAAGGTCGACGTGCGGGCGCTCAAGGAATGCGTCGAGAACGATCCGGCCCTCACGGCCAAAGTGCTGCGCGTCGTGAATAGTTCGCTGTTCGGGCTGAGCCGCGAAGTTCGCGATCTGAACCAGGCGCTCGCGCTCCTGGGTACCAAGCCGCTCAAATTGCTGGTCCTCGGCTTCAGCTTGCCGGACGCGCTGTTTCGCGGCGTCGGGGCGGAGTTCCTCAATCACTATTGGCGGCGCACGCTCACGCGGGCGGTCGTCGCGCGAGAGCTCGCGGAACAATACTGGCGCGTGCCAGGAGACGACGCCTTCATCGCGGCGCTTTTGGAAGACATTGGGCTCCTGGTGTTGGCGCAGGAACTGGGCGAAGCGTGGATCACGTTTTACGACCGGGTCCATCGCGAACGGGCGAACCTGTTGCGGATGGAAATGAAGGCGCTCGGCTTCGATCATGCGGCGCTGACCGTGCGCCTGCTGGACCAATGGCGGCTGCCGGCGACGCTCAGCACGGCGATCGCCGCGGCCAACGATCCGGCGCTGATGACCCGGTTGCAAGGGACGGAACTCGAATTGACCCAGGTGCTGCGGCTCGCAAACCTGGTCGCCGAACTGATGGCCGACGGCCGACAAGAAGCGCTCGCCGATCTGCACGCCTGCGGCCGCGCCTTTCGCGGGCTCACGGAACGGGATTTCGAAGAGCTGCTTCGCGACCTGGAACAACGCGTGAGCCAACTGGCGGACGCCTTGAGTTTGGAGCTGCCGAAGGATTTTCGCTACGAACAAGTCTGGCGGGCCGCGCATGAACGCCTGGCCGCCACGGCCGCGGAACTGGTCGGCGATCTCGTGCGACAAAACGCCGGTGGAACCGATCAAGCGGAAATCGCCCTGCTGGAAGATTGCCAGTCGCTTTCTGCCGCAGTGCAGCAGTTATCGACTCAACCGAAGGAGCGCGCTGAGTTGCCCAGCCGACCGGTCGCGCCGGTCAAAGAGGCCATCAAACCAAAGGCGCCGCCGACCGCTTCGCGCGGCGGCGAACGCTCGACTTCCGGAGACGTCGATCCCGGCATCGGCGGGCGGCTCACGGCTGCAGTGGCCGCGGCCAGACAGTCGCGGTGCTCGCTCAGCCTGTTGTGCATCGAAGTCGATCATCAAGACGAGTTGCTCGTACACCTCGGCCGCTCCGCGATGGTGCAATGGCTGGAGCGCGTGCAGCGCTATTGCGAATCTATCGACCACGATCCAGCGGCGCAATGCGTCGAACTGACCGATGGCCGTTGGATGGTGGTGCTGATCGACTGCGATCGCCGGCAAGCCGTCGAGCAAGGGCATCAGTTGCTCCGCGCCGTCCGCCGCAGCACGCAACCGAAGACCGACGTCCGCCTGTCTCTCAGCGTGGGCGCGGCGAGCGTCGCTGTGCCCTCGCCGAACTTCCCGCCGCGCGACTTGCTCACGTCCGCCGAACGCTGCCTGCAAGCCGCCCTCGCCAGCGGCGGCGATGTGCTGAAGAGCATTGAGATTTATTGA
- a CDS encoding protein kinase encodes MKPYRSSHDQFSQMVANPSWSQCEGLIKSFEFAWRNGQVPSIQDHLLSGSDVREALLLELVHIDLEFRLKNGDAARVEDYVSMFPTLAADANHLVELLATEYQFRRRSDRGLTLEEYRQRFPDLAGSLAERLATVHAKTMIAASGAPLLAPGAWPEVPGYEMIEQIGRGGMGIVYRAREPKLDRQVAVKFLPEEFVRHSERLERFLREARTASALNHPHICTVHALDEHDGRPFIVMELVEGETLRPLAARGPSVEDSVAWVEQAARALASAHAAGVVHRDVKPENIMVRPDGYVKVLDFGLARRLPSLTDADAGASADTSAGALLGTVGYMSPEQTRGAAATPASDVFSLGIVLYELLASRHPFSGDTPISTLHAIAASPALPLGQLNPRVPAALSGLVDAMLEKEARLRPTAAAVQEMLATMELAAPERGAPVMRPVVHRKAELSELRTAFAQADGGRGSMVCLRGEPGIGKTTVAEDFLSELTEGDTTCLIARGHCSERLAEAEAYLPVVDALESLLRSDESGIGQRTLGLLAPTWCAQLSPCLTHITGNTSRTAIAGSQQAMLREFCGFLQQASRLSTIVLFFDDVHWADLSTVDLLAHVGRQCQDLRVLILVTYRPTEMLLGRHPFRGVQQELQGRGACTELELGFLARRDVDDYLQLMFPGHALPTDFADLIYARTEGSPLFMADLVRYLREQGVLAEVDGRWTVAHDLPDLSRELPESVRGMIERKLDRLEEDDRRLLTAAAVLGHEFESLLISDALEQDPAWVEERLQVLDNVHGLVRTARSHELPDGGLSVRCSFVHILYQQALYHQLLPTRRAQWSLALAKAMETRWRGSSGAHHSELACLYEVGRDYLAAARQFWLAALHAARIYAHGEAAGLAKRGVKLIETMTDSPERADLELRLQTTLGLQLQFIHGYGAPLAEAAYQRGRALCQPGSANQPLFPVLWGLWLCHKVRSDLSTAQVLAGELSILARQLHDPNLALQAHQALAMTALCRGEEEAALQHVEQAAALYDPERHRGHAFQFGQDPGVICKALGAVALWLLGYPDAAARQASQGIAMSDGLTPNSQAVAYYFAAMVHQLRRDVPEARRCAAASHAIAHEHGYTFWRASSAILLGWADAADGNHAQGISAMRQALVEWQASGSVTYRTYYLGLLAESLLAAGEIGEARKVAEESLALVERTGERYYEAELHRLLAETTRAIDPHDMNSEASLRRAVQVAQRQRTRSLELRVLVDQTQSARKQGTDANPYENALRDILAWFSQGLDTPDLAKARAICDAR; translated from the coding sequence ATGAAGCCTTACCGATCGAGTCATGACCAATTCTCGCAGATGGTGGCCAACCCAAGCTGGTCCCAGTGCGAAGGATTGATCAAATCATTTGAGTTCGCCTGGCGCAATGGACAAGTGCCGTCGATCCAAGACCACCTGCTCTCCGGCAGCGACGTGCGCGAGGCGCTGTTGCTGGAGTTGGTCCATATCGATCTCGAATTCCGGCTGAAGAACGGCGATGCCGCGCGGGTCGAAGACTATGTTTCGATGTTCCCCACGCTGGCCGCCGACGCCAACCATCTGGTCGAACTGCTGGCAACGGAGTATCAGTTCCGGCGTCGCAGTGATCGCGGACTAACGCTCGAAGAATACCGCCAGCGATTTCCGGACTTGGCGGGCTCGCTCGCCGAGCGGTTGGCGACCGTTCACGCCAAGACGATGATCGCCGCGTCTGGAGCGCCACTCTTAGCGCCCGGCGCTTGGCCCGAAGTGCCGGGTTACGAAATGATCGAACAGATCGGGCGCGGCGGCATGGGCATCGTCTACCGCGCCCGGGAGCCGAAGCTCGATCGCCAGGTGGCGGTGAAGTTTCTGCCGGAAGAGTTTGTTCGCCATTCGGAGCGGCTGGAGCGCTTTCTGCGCGAGGCCCGCACCGCCTCGGCGTTGAATCATCCGCACATCTGCACGGTGCATGCCCTCGATGAACACGACGGGCGGCCGTTCATCGTAATGGAGTTGGTTGAAGGCGAAACGCTGCGGCCGTTGGCCGCGCGCGGTCCCTCGGTGGAGGATTCCGTCGCCTGGGTAGAACAAGCCGCGCGCGCGCTGGCATCGGCGCATGCGGCCGGTGTCGTGCATCGCGACGTGAAGCCGGAAAACATCATGGTCCGCCCGGACGGGTATGTAAAAGTGCTCGATTTCGGTCTCGCGCGTCGTTTGCCGAGCCTGACCGACGCAGACGCGGGCGCAAGCGCCGACACCAGCGCCGGCGCGTTGCTGGGCACGGTAGGCTACATGTCGCCGGAGCAAACCCGTGGCGCGGCCGCGACGCCGGCTTCGGACGTGTTTTCGCTAGGCATCGTATTGTACGAGTTGCTCGCATCGCGGCATCCATTCTCGGGCGATACTCCGATCTCCACGCTCCATGCGATCGCCGCGAGCCCGGCGCTTCCGCTCGGTCAATTGAATCCGCGAGTGCCTGCGGCGCTCTCAGGACTGGTCGACGCGATGCTGGAGAAAGAGGCCCGCTTGCGCCCCACCGCCGCGGCCGTGCAGGAGATGCTGGCGACGATGGAGCTCGCCGCGCCGGAGCGTGGTGCGCCGGTCATGCGGCCGGTCGTGCATCGCAAAGCCGAGCTCTCGGAGCTCCGCACGGCGTTCGCGCAAGCCGACGGCGGTCGCGGAAGCATGGTCTGCCTGCGCGGTGAGCCAGGGATTGGCAAGACGACAGTCGCCGAAGACTTTCTCAGCGAGTTGACGGAAGGCGATACGACTTGCTTGATCGCGCGGGGGCATTGCTCGGAGCGGCTGGCCGAAGCGGAGGCGTACTTACCCGTCGTAGACGCGCTCGAAAGCCTGTTGCGCAGCGATGAATCCGGGATCGGTCAGCGCACACTGGGCCTGCTGGCGCCGACCTGGTGCGCGCAACTTTCGCCCTGTTTGACGCACATTACTGGAAATACATCGCGAACAGCGATCGCCGGCTCGCAGCAAGCGATGTTGCGCGAGTTCTGCGGTTTCCTGCAACAAGCTTCGCGCTTGTCCACGATCGTGCTGTTTTTCGATGACGTGCATTGGGCCGACCTTTCGACGGTGGATTTGCTGGCGCATGTTGGCCGGCAATGCCAGGACCTGCGCGTGTTGATCCTGGTCACGTATCGCCCGACGGAAATGTTGCTCGGCCGGCATCCGTTCCGTGGCGTGCAACAGGAGTTACAGGGACGCGGCGCCTGTACCGAATTGGAGCTGGGCTTCCTCGCGCGGCGTGACGTTGACGATTATTTGCAGTTGATGTTTCCCGGCCATGCGCTGCCGACGGACTTCGCCGACTTGATTTACGCCCGCACCGAGGGCAGCCCGCTCTTCATGGCGGACCTCGTGCGGTATTTGCGCGAGCAAGGCGTGCTGGCCGAGGTTGATGGACGCTGGACCGTGGCGCACGATCTGCCGGACTTGTCGCGCGAATTGCCGGAGTCGGTCCGCGGGATGATCGAGCGCAAGCTGGATCGCCTCGAAGAGGACGATCGGCGCTTGCTGACCGCGGCGGCCGTGCTGGGGCACGAGTTCGAATCGTTGCTGATCTCGGACGCGTTGGAACAAGATCCGGCCTGGGTCGAAGAGCGCTTGCAAGTGCTCGACAACGTGCATGGCTTGGTTCGCACCGCGCGTTCGCACGAATTGCCCGACGGCGGGTTGTCAGTGCGCTGTTCGTTCGTGCATATCCTGTATCAACAGGCGCTTTATCATCAATTGCTGCCGACGCGACGCGCGCAGTGGAGCCTGGCGTTGGCCAAGGCAATGGAGACGCGTTGGCGCGGCTCGTCGGGCGCGCATCACTCCGAGTTGGCCTGCTTGTACGAGGTCGGGCGAGATTATCTGGCCGCGGCGCGGCAGTTCTGGTTGGCCGCGCTGCACGCCGCGCGGATTTATGCCCACGGCGAAGCGGCCGGACTCGCGAAGCGCGGCGTGAAGTTGATTGAAACGATGACGGACTCGCCGGAGCGCGCCGATTTGGAACTGCGATTGCAAACCACGCTGGGCCTGCAATTGCAATTCATCCATGGCTACGGAGCGCCCTTGGCCGAAGCCGCCTATCAGCGCGGGCGTGCGCTCTGCCAACCGGGAAGTGCTAATCAGCCGCTGTTCCCGGTGCTGTGGGGGTTATGGCTTTGTCACAAAGTGCGGTCGGATTTGTCAACCGCGCAAGTGCTGGCAGGCGAGTTATCGATCCTGGCGCGCCAGTTGCATGATCCGAATCTCGCGTTGCAGGCGCACCAGGCGCTCGCCATGACGGCGCTCTGTCGCGGCGAGGAAGAAGCGGCGCTGCAGCATGTGGAGCAAGCCGCCGCGCTCTACGATCCCGAACGTCACCGCGGCCATGCGTTTCAGTTCGGGCAGGATCCCGGCGTCATCTGCAAAGCACTCGGCGCCGTGGCGCTGTGGCTGCTCGGCTACCCAGACGCCGCTGCGCGCCAGGCGTCGCAGGGGATTGCGATGAGCGACGGCCTGACGCCGAACAGCCAGGCCGTGGCCTACTATTTTGCGGCCATGGTCCATCAACTCCGCCGCGACGTTCCCGAGGCGCGCCGCTGCGCCGCGGCCAGCCACGCGATTGCGCACGAACATGGCTACACATTCTGGCGCGCAAGCAGCGCGATCTTGCTCGGCTGGGCCGATGCCGCGGATGGAAATCATGCGCAAGGAATCTCCGCGATGCGGCAAGCCCTCGTGGAATGGCAGGCCTCCGGCAGTGTCACGTATCGCACGTACTACCTCGGCTTGTTGGCGGAATCGCTACTGGCCGCTGGGGAAATTGGCGAAGCGCGCAAGGTGGCCGAAGAATCGCTCGCACTCGTCGAGCGCACCGGCGAACGGTATTACGAGGCGGAGCTGCATCGCCTACTGGCCGAAACCACGCGGGCGATCGATCCCCACGACATGAATAGCGAGGCCAGCCTGCGCCGGGCCGTGCAAGTCGCGCAACGACAACGCACACGCTCGCTTGAGCTGCGCGTCTTGGTGGATCAAACGCAGTCGGCGAGAAAGCAAGGAACGGACGCGAACCCCTACGAAAACGCACTGCGGGACATACTCGCCTGGTTTTCCCAGGGGCTCGACACGCCGGACTTGGCGAAAGCGCGCGCCATCTGTGATGCGCGATAG
- a CDS encoding sigma-70 family RNA polymerase sigma factor, which produces MPPEDSGAEPELFAAPEERVAFDRFTRRLIGLARAHLDVRLQHKIEPEDVVQSVYRSFFVRYGQGLPADQEIEGLWPLLTLITVRKCADRVRYFQAERRNMARETATGGGDDRPAPWQEAVGREPTPEHVAVLAETLENLLGGLDADDRSIIELSLQGYSTQEVSEKLKRAERSVRRLRERVRKQLERN; this is translated from the coding sequence ATGCCACCAGAAGACTCGGGCGCGGAACCAGAATTGTTCGCCGCGCCGGAGGAACGCGTGGCGTTCGATCGCTTCACGCGCCGTTTGATTGGTTTGGCACGAGCGCATTTGGACGTGCGGTTGCAACACAAAATCGAGCCGGAAGACGTCGTACAATCGGTCTATCGAAGCTTCTTCGTACGATACGGCCAGGGCCTGCCGGCGGACCAGGAAATTGAAGGCTTATGGCCATTGTTGACGCTGATCACGGTCCGCAAATGCGCCGACCGTGTGCGGTATTTTCAGGCCGAACGCCGAAACATGGCGCGCGAGACTGCGACCGGCGGCGGCGACGATCGCCCCGCCCCATGGCAAGAGGCCGTCGGCCGGGAACCGACGCCAGAGCACGTCGCCGTACTGGCGGAAACGTTGGAAAACCTGCTGGGCGGCCTCGACGCCGACGACCGCTCGATTATCGAGCTGAGTTTGCAGGGCTACTCGACACAAGAAGTGAGCGAGAAACTTAAGCGGGCAGAGCGATCGGTGCGCCGACTGCGGGAACGAGTTCGCAAGCAGTTGGAACGGAATTGA